From Herbiconiux flava, one genomic window encodes:
- a CDS encoding ABC transporter permease, producing the protein MSADARTARPARTSRPTRPAALSAVQGTRLVAAREISMRLRSKAFLISTGILLVVVLGSIVASGIFAANAGAPKVAVVPQTAPLVSGLDDRLDITQAATVADAEQLVRDGDVEAAIVLPGTVEGATPAPTATGTTGTPGGPEAAYEVLALSDTPTSVVSLLSLAPPVQLLEPGDSDGFLAYVVGIAFGIVFFMAAVTFGSTIAQSVVEEKQTRVVEILLSTINARELLAGKVIGNSVLAFGQTALIGLAAVLGLAITGQSGLLGLLGPAIAWFVVFFVFGFVLIAAMYSASAALVSRQEDVGSVTSPVTTLVMLPYFLVIFFNSNEAVMAVMSYVPFSAPIGMPLRLFLGDAEWWEPLVSLVILLATTAVVVVIGSRIYANSLLRTGPRVKLADALKG; encoded by the coding sequence ATGAGCGCCGACGCCCGCACCGCTCGCCCCGCCCGCACCTCGCGCCCCACCCGCCCCGCCGCCCTCTCGGCCGTGCAGGGCACCCGCCTCGTCGCCGCCCGCGAGATCTCGATGCGGCTGCGCAGCAAGGCGTTCCTGATCTCCACGGGCATCCTGCTCGTCGTCGTGCTCGGCTCGATCGTCGCGAGCGGCATCTTCGCAGCGAACGCCGGAGCGCCGAAGGTCGCCGTCGTGCCACAGACCGCCCCACTCGTGTCCGGCCTCGACGACCGCCTCGACATCACCCAGGCCGCCACGGTCGCGGATGCCGAGCAGCTCGTGCGCGACGGCGACGTCGAGGCGGCGATCGTGCTGCCCGGCACGGTCGAGGGAGCGACCCCGGCGCCCACGGCGACCGGCACCACCGGCACGCCCGGAGGCCCCGAGGCCGCCTACGAGGTGCTCGCCCTGAGCGACACCCCCACCAGCGTGGTCTCGCTGCTCAGCCTCGCACCCCCCGTGCAGCTCCTCGAACCGGGCGATTCCGACGGCTTCCTCGCCTACGTCGTCGGCATCGCGTTCGGCATCGTGTTCTTCATGGCCGCCGTCACCTTCGGCTCGACGATCGCGCAGAGCGTCGTCGAGGAGAAGCAGACCCGGGTCGTCGAGATCCTGCTCTCGACGATCAACGCCCGCGAACTGCTGGCCGGCAAGGTGATCGGCAACAGCGTGCTCGCCTTCGGCCAGACCGCCCTGATCGGTCTCGCGGCCGTGCTCGGACTCGCGATAACCGGCCAGTCGGGGCTGCTCGGCCTCCTCGGCCCCGCGATCGCGTGGTTCGTGGTTTTCTTCGTCTTCGGCTTCGTGCTGATCGCCGCGATGTACTCGGCGAGCGCCGCGCTCGTCTCCCGCCAGGAGGACGTCGGTTCGGTCACCTCGCCCGTCACCACTCTGGTGATGCTGCCGTACTTCCTCGTCATCTTCTTCAACTCGAACGAGGCGGTCATGGCCGTGATGTCGTACGTGCCCTTCTCGGCACCGATCGGCATGCCGCTGCGGCTGTTCCTCGGCGACGCCGAGTGGTGGGAGCCGCTCGTCTCGCTCGTCATCCTGCTGGCCACCACCGCGGTCGTCGTGGTGATCGGCTCGCGCATCTACGCGAACTCGCTGCTCCGCACGGGCCCCCGCGTGAAGCTCGCCGACGCCCTCAAGGGCTGA
- a CDS encoding NAD-dependent epimerase/dehydratase family protein: MSRIAVTGASGRVGRAVAALLVERGHHVLGLDLVAPATPVPGVDYLVGDLAELPPQDPRLAGLEAVAHLGAFMSWRPEDASRVYDANATATQRLVRALDRSSVRRFVLASTGEVYPENAPVYQPLDEHHPRRPTTWYGLSKVLAEEITAFAGRASGWATVVLRFSHTQDPAELLDPDSFFSGPRFFASRRLTRERAAGHHEVADALEPFAGDDSTLLVASRADGEPVQMGILATADLARGVVLALEASTTGHEVIGLGPDAPTDLGAFARRLAVAAGLRTVDVTLPVSAPSYRTSNARARELLGFAPLLGEEELVLAAVEAREARLASPPTGPGVSP, from the coding sequence ATGAGCAGGATCGCCGTGACGGGGGCCTCGGGTCGTGTCGGACGGGCTGTGGCTGCGCTGCTCGTCGAACGCGGGCATCACGTGCTCGGCCTCGACCTCGTGGCACCCGCGACCCCCGTGCCCGGGGTCGACTACCTAGTCGGCGACCTCGCCGAGCTGCCCCCGCAGGATCCGCGTCTGGCCGGCCTCGAGGCGGTCGCCCATCTCGGGGCGTTCATGTCATGGCGACCGGAGGACGCGTCGCGCGTGTACGACGCGAACGCGACCGCGACGCAGCGTCTCGTCCGGGCGCTGGACCGGTCGTCCGTCCGCCGATTCGTGCTCGCCAGCACCGGGGAGGTGTATCCCGAGAACGCGCCGGTGTATCAGCCCCTCGACGAGCACCATCCGCGGCGCCCCACCACCTGGTACGGCTTGAGCAAGGTGCTGGCCGAGGAGATCACCGCTTTCGCTGGCCGGGCGAGCGGCTGGGCGACGGTGGTGCTGCGGTTCTCGCACACGCAGGATCCGGCGGAGCTGCTCGACCCCGACTCGTTCTTCTCGGGCCCGCGGTTCTTCGCCAGCCGGCGCCTCACGAGGGAGCGCGCAGCCGGTCATCACGAGGTCGCCGATGCGCTCGAGCCGTTCGCCGGTGACGACTCCACGCTCCTGGTGGCTTCGCGCGCCGACGGCGAGCCGGTGCAGATGGGCATCCTGGCCACGGCCGACCTCGCCCGCGGGGTGGTGCTGGCGCTTGAAGCGTCGACGACGGGGCACGAGGTGATCGGGCTCGGTCCGGATGCGCCGACCGACCTCGGCGCGTTCGCCCGGCGCCTGGCGGTGGCGGCGGGCCTGCGCACCGTCGACGTGACGCTCCCCGTCAGCGCTCCGAGCTACCGCACCTCGAACGCCCGGGCGCGCGAGCTGCTGGGCTTCGCTCCGCTCCTCGGCGAGGAGGAGCTGGTGCTGGCGGCGGTGGAGGCGCGGGAGGCGCGCCTGGCGTCGCCGCCCACCGGCCCCGGCGTCAGCCCTTGA
- a CDS encoding MFS transporter, whose product MTDSSSPVAVADPAPLDDASRARRVRKVILAAGTGHFVEWFDFGLYGTLATVISLNFFQQGDPQAALLSAFAVFGAGFVMRPLGGLFWGSLGDRVGRKSTLATVILVTSGATVVMGILPTYGMIGIWAPLLLVLVRLVQGFAAGGESSGATTLLAEYAPSNRRGFVTSFVDVFGFAAFVVGAGLVLLFTATLGSDALNEWGWRVLFLLALPLGLVGVYLRLKLEDTPEFQAVKQKGEVAKSPLRTSLRTSWRALLFCVGFVVIKAVGHWILQTFMPSYLQTTLGFSQPLSYAATVIGLLVIAVLVPFMGLLSDRIGRKPVMIAGCVGFILLTYPALMLMSGGNFLGATVAMILLGIFMAAYDGASSAAMAELFPTNIRYGSMAIAYNLSVAVFGGITPLLATFLIGATGNSFAPAFYVMAAAAISLVVVLRARETAKLPLRSEA is encoded by the coding sequence ATGACAGATTCCTCAAGCCCGGTCGCGGTCGCCGACCCGGCACCGCTCGACGACGCCTCTCGGGCTCGCCGGGTCCGCAAGGTCATCCTCGCCGCCGGCACCGGCCACTTCGTCGAGTGGTTCGACTTCGGCCTCTACGGCACGCTCGCGACGGTGATCAGCCTCAACTTCTTCCAGCAGGGCGATCCTCAAGCGGCTCTTCTCTCCGCCTTCGCGGTGTTCGGCGCCGGCTTCGTGATGCGCCCGCTGGGGGGCCTGTTCTGGGGCTCGCTCGGAGATCGAGTCGGCCGCAAGTCCACTCTGGCGACGGTCATCCTCGTCACCTCGGGAGCGACCGTGGTGATGGGCATCCTGCCGACCTACGGCATGATCGGCATCTGGGCGCCGCTCCTGCTGGTGCTCGTGCGACTCGTGCAGGGCTTCGCCGCCGGCGGCGAGAGCTCGGGTGCCACCACTCTGCTCGCCGAGTACGCGCCCTCGAACCGACGTGGCTTCGTGACGAGCTTCGTCGACGTGTTCGGCTTCGCCGCGTTCGTGGTGGGGGCGGGGCTCGTGCTGCTCTTCACCGCCACCCTCGGATCCGACGCATTGAACGAGTGGGGCTGGCGTGTGCTGTTCCTGCTCGCCCTGCCGCTCGGCCTGGTCGGGGTCTACCTGCGGCTGAAACTCGAGGACACCCCGGAGTTCCAGGCCGTGAAGCAGAAGGGCGAGGTGGCCAAGTCGCCCCTGCGCACGTCGTTGCGCACCTCGTGGCGCGCGCTGCTGTTCTGTGTGGGCTTCGTCGTGATCAAGGCGGTGGGCCACTGGATCCTGCAGACGTTCATGCCGTCGTACCTGCAGACCACCCTCGGGTTCTCTCAGCCGCTGAGCTACGCGGCGACCGTGATCGGTCTGCTCGTGATCGCCGTGCTCGTGCCGTTCATGGGGCTCCTCAGCGACCGCATCGGCCGGAAGCCGGTGATGATCGCTGGCTGCGTGGGCTTCATCCTGCTCACCTACCCGGCACTCATGCTGATGAGCGGGGGCAACTTCCTCGGAGCGACGGTCGCGATGATTCTGCTCGGCATATTCATGGCCGCCTACGACGGCGCGTCGAGCGCGGCCATGGCCGAATTGTTCCCCACGAACATCCGCTACGGCTCGATGGCGATCGCCTACAACCTCTCGGTGGCGGTGTTCGGCGGCATCACGCCCCTGCTCGCCACCTTCCTGATCGGCGCGACCGGCAACTCGTTCGCGCCCGCCTTCTACGTGATGGCGGCTGCGGCCATCAGCCTCGTGGTGGTGCTTCGCGCCCGGGAGACCGCGAAGCTGCCGCTGCGATCGGAGGCATGA
- a CDS encoding FAD-dependent oxidoreductase, with protein MQKRTISSDIVVVGGGLAGVSAAVAAARLGASVSLISNRPVLGGNSSSEVRVWVVGATAHGHQRFARETGIMGELFLENQYRNPEGNPYYWDQVVLDLVRAEPNLTLHLNTDVREIRMHEPAGTEEPAAIASVTGWTMGSEIETTFEAPIFLDCTGDGLVGHLAGAPYRIGREARHEHGESWAPEEADGELLGNSIFFYTKDTGRPSKYVAPSIAKDIAATPILRNRVIRTGDNGCDYWWIEWGGELDTVSDNERIRDELWSVVFGIWDHVKNSGDFDADTLSLEWVGSVPGKREYRRFVGDYTLTQNDIVEQREFDDAVAFGGWSIDLHPVQGVYSETAGAEQRHPAGTYGIPYRSLYSATVPNLLFAGRDISASHIAFGSTRVMATCSTLGQAAGTAAALAVSLGVTPRELGAHHLDRLRQTLAREDAPVVGLRADDPDDLAPSATITASNALTTLGASSEAGFEPYPLTRDVGLLLPVDPALDSVTFELDSEHDTEVTMELWGTGRPQNYVPLDHVLTRTVPVAAGSGTATARFDWHPSTPQNAVIVLRAAPGVSARLVGERPYGVLALEHRLAGDLPFDEHIPEAAGDPVLDWVARGLRHRGFAFSATPATHAYRPERITDGLQRPYGGPHLWATPSTAPGLASPEHVQLTWAHPVTIASVRLVFNDDVDEDLINLHHHRTDFDVVPELVTDYRLEACIDGAWQTLAEVTGNRQRHRVHHVGPVTTDALRLVCLATGGAAYASVSAVKAYPVAVGRER; from the coding sequence ATGCAGAAGCGAACCATCTCTAGCGACATCGTCGTCGTGGGCGGAGGACTGGCCGGTGTATCGGCCGCCGTCGCCGCGGCACGGCTGGGCGCATCCGTCTCCCTGATCAGCAACAGGCCCGTCCTCGGCGGCAACTCCTCGAGCGAGGTGCGCGTGTGGGTGGTCGGCGCCACCGCACACGGACACCAGCGCTTCGCCCGCGAGACGGGCATCATGGGTGAGCTCTTCCTCGAGAACCAGTACCGCAACCCCGAGGGCAACCCCTACTACTGGGATCAGGTGGTGCTCGATCTCGTGCGCGCGGAACCGAACCTCACCCTGCACCTGAACACCGACGTGCGTGAGATCCGGATGCACGAACCCGCCGGCACCGAGGAGCCCGCCGCCATCGCGTCCGTCACAGGCTGGACCATGGGCAGCGAGATCGAGACCACCTTCGAGGCCCCGATCTTCCTCGACTGCACCGGCGACGGACTCGTGGGCCACCTCGCCGGTGCGCCGTACCGCATCGGCCGTGAAGCCCGCCACGAGCACGGCGAGAGCTGGGCGCCCGAGGAGGCAGACGGCGAGCTGCTCGGCAATTCGATCTTCTTCTACACGAAGGACACCGGGCGGCCGTCGAAGTACGTCGCGCCCAGCATCGCGAAGGACATCGCGGCCACACCGATCCTGCGCAACCGAGTCATCCGCACGGGTGACAACGGCTGCGACTACTGGTGGATCGAATGGGGCGGCGAGCTCGACACCGTCTCCGACAACGAACGGATCCGCGACGAACTGTGGTCGGTGGTCTTCGGCATCTGGGACCACGTGAAGAACTCGGGCGACTTCGACGCCGACACGCTCAGCCTGGAGTGGGTGGGTTCGGTGCCCGGCAAGCGCGAGTACCGACGGTTCGTGGGTGACTACACCCTCACTCAGAACGACATCGTCGAGCAGCGGGAGTTCGACGACGCGGTGGCGTTCGGCGGCTGGTCGATCGACCTGCACCCGGTGCAGGGCGTGTACTCCGAGACGGCGGGTGCCGAGCAGCGCCACCCGGCCGGCACCTACGGCATCCCGTACCGCTCGCTCTACTCCGCCACGGTGCCGAACCTGCTGTTCGCCGGCCGCGACATCTCGGCCTCGCACATCGCCTTCGGGTCGACACGGGTGATGGCCACGTGCTCCACGCTCGGCCAGGCGGCCGGCACCGCGGCGGCGCTCGCGGTGTCCCTCGGCGTGACGCCCCGCGAACTCGGCGCGCACCACCTCGACCGTCTGCGGCAGACCCTGGCCCGGGAGGACGCCCCGGTCGTGGGTCTTCGCGCCGACGACCCCGACGACCTCGCACCGTCGGCGACGATCACCGCCTCGAACGCCCTGACCACGCTCGGCGCCTCGTCGGAAGCGGGCTTCGAGCCCTACCCCCTCACGCGGGACGTGGGACTGCTGCTGCCCGTCGACCCCGCCCTCGACTCCGTGACCTTCGAGCTCGACAGCGAGCACGACACCGAGGTGACCATGGAACTCTGGGGAACCGGGCGACCGCAGAACTACGTCCCCCTCGACCACGTGCTCACCCGCACCGTGCCGGTCGCCGCGGGGTCGGGCACGGCTACCGCCCGATTCGACTGGCACCCCTCGACACCGCAGAACGCGGTGATCGTGCTGCGCGCAGCACCCGGCGTCTCGGCCCGACTGGTCGGCGAGCGCCCCTACGGCGTGCTCGCCCTCGAGCACCGGCTCGCCGGCGACCTGCCTTTCGACGAGCACATCCCGGAGGCGGCGGGCGACCCCGTGCTCGACTGGGTCGCCCGTGGGCTCCGCCACCGCGGCTTCGCGTTCTCAGCGACTCCGGCCACGCACGCGTATCGGCCGGAACGGATCACCGACGGCCTGCAACGCCCCTACGGTGGGCCCCACCTCTGGGCGACGCCGTCGACGGCCCCCGGACTGGCGTCGCCGGAGCACGTGCAGCTCACGTGGGCGCATCCGGTGACCATCGCCTCGGTGCGGCTCGTGTTCAACGACGACGTCGACGAGGACCTGATCAACCTGCACCACCACCGCACCGACTTCGACGTGGTCCCCGAGCTCGTCACCGACTACCGGCTCGAGGCCTGCATCGACGGCGCCTGGCAGACGCTCGCCGAGGTGACGGGCAACCGGCAGCGTCACCGGGTGCACCACGTCGGCCCGGTGACGACGGATGCGCTGCGACTCGTCTGCCTTGCGACGGGAGGAGCGGCGTACGCCTCGGTGAGCGCCGTGAAGGCCTACCCGGTCGCCGTCGGCCGGGAGCGATAG
- a CDS encoding IclR family transcriptional regulator — MAGEVQQGIGRAAAVLTALGDAKSGALRASDIARAIGLGASTTARLLASLEELGYVRRERDTQLYAIGTAILSLGSQALNHNPVHRESRAAAEALAQRTGLSVNVGVLDGTSLVYLCHFEGALAPKSHTMVGMRQPLHASGLGKCLLFDLDEAGRRALLGDELERYTVHTLVDHAALTAALAESAERGYCTENQELALGRLSIAAPVRDADGRVVAGISVSGRLSVVRELDHEQLAEQLIETADRISVGLGMISAVPTAAR, encoded by the coding sequence ATGGCCGGAGAGGTGCAGCAGGGGATCGGACGGGCCGCCGCCGTGCTGACCGCCCTCGGCGACGCGAAGTCGGGGGCGCTCCGAGCGAGCGACATCGCACGCGCCATCGGCCTCGGGGCGTCGACCACCGCCCGGCTGCTGGCCTCGCTCGAGGAGCTCGGCTACGTGAGGCGCGAACGGGACACCCAGCTCTATGCGATCGGCACGGCCATCCTGTCGCTGGGATCACAGGCCCTGAACCACAACCCGGTGCACCGGGAGTCGCGAGCGGCAGCCGAAGCGCTCGCCCAGCGCACGGGTCTCAGCGTGAACGTCGGAGTCCTCGACGGAACGAGCCTGGTCTACCTGTGCCACTTCGAGGGAGCGCTCGCACCCAAGTCGCACACCATGGTGGGCATGCGGCAGCCGCTGCACGCCTCGGGGCTCGGGAAGTGCCTGCTGTTCGATCTCGACGAGGCCGGGCGACGGGCCCTGCTCGGCGACGAACTCGAGCGGTACACCGTGCACACGCTCGTCGACCACGCCGCATTGACCGCCGCTCTCGCCGAGTCGGCCGAACGCGGATACTGCACCGAGAACCAGGAGCTCGCCCTCGGACGGCTGTCGATCGCGGCGCCGGTTCGAGACGCCGACGGGCGGGTCGTCGCGGGCATCTCGGTCTCGGGCCGGCTGTCGGTGGTGCGCGAACTCGACCACGAGCAATTGGCCGAGCAGCTGATCGAGACAGCCGACCGCATCAGCGTCGGACTCGGCATGATCTCGGCTGTGCCCACCGCCGCGCGCTGA
- a CDS encoding threonine aldolase family protein encodes MTETLHDLDYRGFASDNYAGAHPEVLEAIARANGGHQVAYGEDVYTAELQKVIKGHFGGQAEAFPVFNGTGANVVGLQSMLPRWGAVVCSTTAHIHTDENAAPERVAGLKLLTVPTPDGKLTPELIDVEAWGWGDEHRAQPLTVSITQTTELGTAYTPDEIAAISSHAHSLGMTVHLDGSRISNAAASLGVPLREFTTDAGVDVLSLGGTKNGLLYGEAVVVLNPDAVAGIPFLRKLDMQLTSKMRFVSAQLIALYGSDLWLRSASHANAMAARLRAAVVDLPGVTLTQETQSNAVFAIVPPGVADAVRSSYRFYDWNAAAGEVRWMCAFDTTEADVDGFAAALRSALAAQSS; translated from the coding sequence GTGACCGAGACTCTGCACGATCTGGACTACCGCGGCTTCGCATCCGACAACTACGCCGGCGCCCACCCCGAGGTGCTCGAGGCCATCGCCCGCGCCAACGGCGGGCACCAGGTGGCCTACGGCGAGGACGTCTACACCGCCGAGCTGCAGAAGGTCATCAAGGGCCACTTCGGAGGCCAGGCCGAGGCGTTCCCCGTGTTCAACGGCACCGGCGCGAATGTCGTCGGCCTGCAGTCGATGCTGCCCCGCTGGGGTGCGGTGGTGTGCTCGACGACCGCGCACATCCACACCGACGAGAACGCCGCCCCCGAGCGCGTCGCCGGCCTGAAGCTGCTCACCGTTCCGACGCCCGACGGCAAGCTCACACCCGAGCTGATCGACGTCGAGGCCTGGGGCTGGGGCGACGAGCACCGCGCGCAGCCGCTCACCGTCTCGATCACGCAGACCACCGAGCTCGGCACCGCCTACACGCCCGATGAGATCGCCGCGATCAGTTCGCACGCTCATTCGCTGGGCATGACCGTTCACCTCGACGGCTCGCGCATCTCGAACGCGGCCGCGTCGCTGGGCGTGCCCCTCCGCGAGTTCACGACGGATGCCGGGGTCGACGTTCTGTCGCTCGGCGGCACCAAGAACGGACTGCTGTACGGCGAGGCGGTGGTGGTGCTGAATCCGGATGCGGTGGCTGGCATCCCCTTCCTCCGCAAGCTCGACATGCAGCTCACCTCGAAGATGCGCTTCGTGTCGGCGCAGCTGATCGCGCTCTACGGCTCAGACCTCTGGCTGCGCTCGGCCTCGCACGCCAACGCGATGGCGGCGCGACTGCGGGCGGCCGTCGTCGACCTGCCCGGCGTGACCCTCACGCAGGAGACGCAGTCGAACGCCGTGTTCGCCATCGTGCCGCCCGGGGTGGCCGACGCGGTGCGCTCGTCGTATCGGTTCTACGACTGGAACGCCGCCGCCGGCGAGGTGCGATGGATGTGCGCCTTCGACACCACCGAGGCCGACGTCGACGGGTTCGCGGCGGCGCTGCGGTCAGCGCTGGCGGCTCAGTCGTCGTAG
- a CDS encoding heavy metal translocating P-type ATPase: protein MPEHQHSSAPQHDTHDLASHDPAGHDHGGHDHGGHAGNAGNDHAGHAGHDHGDHGGHGGHDHSGHVAMFRRLFWVMLVVAVPVVAFSSMFAMILGYELPADGPTTFISPILGTVMFVIGGRPFLTGGVDELRAKQPGMMLLIALAITVAFLASWGATLGLLDHQLDFWWELALLIVIMLLGHWIEMRSLAQTTSALDSLAALLPDEAERVDTDGSTTTVAPADLVVGDLVIVRPGGRVPADGEITEGTADLDESMITGESKPVTRGPGAHVVAGTVATDTALRIRVTAVGDDTALAGIQRLVTEAQNSSSRAQRIADVAAGWLFWFALGSAIITAIVWTLVGSPDDAVIRTITVLVIACPHALGLAIPLVVSIATERAAKAGILVKDRLALETMRTVDTVLFDKTGTLTKGAPVVTSITPAPGVDESDVLALAAAAESDSEHPLARAIVEAGRMRGLTLPPATAFSSSPAVGVSARITDTAGHTATVHVGGPRLLEEHAAHPLASPSWGVEATSDTVLHVLRDHEVIGRITLADEIRPESRAAVDELRRQGVEVVMITGDAEPVAQAVAAELGITRVFAGVRPEDKAAKVAELQAEGRKVAMVGDGVNDAPALARADVGIAIGAGTDVAIASAGVILASDDPRSVLSVIRLSKAGYRKMTQNLWWAAGYNLLSVPLAAGVLAPVGFILPMSVGAILMSLSTIIVALNAQLLRRLDLRPAPLPVTSASSRATVDRTSTRIDA from the coding sequence ATGCCCGAGCACCAGCACTCCTCCGCGCCCCAGCACGACACGCATGACCTCGCCTCCCACGACCCCGCCGGGCACGACCACGGCGGGCACGACCACGGCGGCCACGCGGGCAACGCGGGCAACGACCACGCGGGTCACGCCGGGCACGACCACGGCGACCACGGCGGCCACGGCGGCCACGACCACTCCGGCCACGTCGCGATGTTCCGCCGCCTGTTCTGGGTGATGCTCGTCGTCGCCGTGCCGGTGGTCGCCTTCAGCAGCATGTTCGCGATGATCCTCGGCTACGAGCTGCCGGCCGACGGCCCCACGACCTTCATCTCCCCGATCCTCGGCACCGTCATGTTCGTCATCGGCGGCCGCCCCTTCCTCACCGGCGGCGTCGACGAACTGCGCGCCAAGCAGCCCGGCATGATGCTGCTGATCGCCCTCGCGATCACCGTCGCCTTCCTCGCCAGCTGGGGCGCCACCCTCGGCCTGCTCGACCACCAGCTCGACTTCTGGTGGGAGCTCGCGCTGCTGATCGTGATCATGCTCCTCGGCCACTGGATCGAGATGCGCTCCCTCGCCCAGACCACCTCCGCCCTCGACTCCCTGGCCGCCCTCCTCCCCGACGAGGCCGAGCGCGTCGACACCGACGGCTCCACCACGACCGTCGCCCCCGCCGACCTCGTCGTCGGCGACCTGGTGATCGTGCGCCCCGGCGGCCGCGTCCCCGCCGACGGCGAGATCACCGAGGGCACCGCGGATCTCGACGAGTCCATGATCACCGGCGAGTCCAAGCCCGTCACCCGCGGCCCCGGCGCCCACGTCGTCGCCGGAACCGTCGCCACCGACACCGCCCTGCGCATCCGCGTCACCGCCGTCGGCGACGACACCGCCCTGGCCGGCATCCAGCGCCTGGTCACCGAGGCGCAGAACTCGAGTTCGCGCGCCCAGCGCATCGCCGACGTCGCCGCCGGCTGGCTGTTCTGGTTCGCCCTCGGATCCGCGATCATCACGGCCATCGTCTGGACGCTCGTCGGCAGCCCCGACGACGCCGTCATCCGCACCATCACCGTGCTCGTCATCGCCTGCCCGCACGCCCTCGGCCTCGCCATTCCGCTGGTCGTCTCGATCGCCACCGAACGCGCCGCGAAGGCGGGCATCCTGGTCAAGGACCGCCTCGCCCTCGAGACCATGCGCACCGTCGACACCGTGCTCTTCGACAAGACCGGCACCCTCACCAAGGGCGCCCCCGTCGTCACCTCCATCACCCCGGCCCCCGGCGTCGACGAGTCCGACGTCCTGGCCCTGGCGGCCGCCGCCGAATCCGACAGCGAGCACCCCCTCGCCCGAGCGATCGTCGAGGCGGGCCGGATGCGCGGCCTCACCCTCCCGCCCGCCACCGCCTTCTCCTCCTCCCCAGCGGTCGGCGTCTCGGCCCGCATCACCGACACCGCGGGCCACACCGCGACCGTGCACGTGGGCGGCCCCCGCCTGCTCGAGGAGCACGCCGCGCATCCGCTCGCATCGCCCTCCTGGGGCGTCGAGGCCACCAGCGACACCGTGCTGCACGTGCTGCGTGACCACGAGGTGATCGGCCGGATCACGCTCGCCGACGAGATCCGCCCCGAGTCGCGCGCCGCGGTCGACGAGCTGCGCCGGCAGGGCGTCGAGGTCGTCATGATCACGGGTGACGCGGAGCCCGTGGCCCAGGCGGTGGCCGCAGAGCTCGGCATCACCCGTGTGTTCGCCGGCGTGCGCCCCGAGGACAAGGCGGCCAAGGTCGCCGAGCTGCAGGCCGAGGGCCGCAAGGTCGCGATGGTCGGCGACGGCGTGAACGACGCGCCCGCCCTCGCCCGCGCCGACGTCGGCATCGCGATCGGCGCCGGAACCGACGTCGCCATCGCCTCCGCCGGGGTCATCCTGGCGAGCGACGACCCGCGATCGGTGCTGTCGGTCATCCGCCTCTCGAAGGCGGGCTACCGCAAGATGACCCAGAACCTCTGGTGGGCCGCCGGCTACAACCTGCTGTCGGTGCCGTTGGCTGCCGGAGTGCTGGCGCCCGTCGGCTTCATCCTGCCGATGTCGGTCGGCGCGATCCTGATGTCGCTGTCGACGATCATCGTGGCCCTCAACGCGCAGCTCCTCCGCCGCCTCGACCTCCGGCCCGCGCCCCTGCCCGTGACCAGCGCCTCCTCCAGGGCGACCGTGGACCGGACTTCGACGAGAATCGACGCATGA
- a CDS encoding metal-sensitive transcriptional regulator, giving the protein MSMSEPAPASTTGDTVAADEGMHAHHGYIADKTAYLKRLKRIEGQARGLQNMVDDEKYCIDILTQISAMTSALESVALGLLNDHLNHCVVEAVAEGGPVAEQKLKEATDAIARLVRS; this is encoded by the coding sequence ATGAGCATGTCGGAACCAGCACCCGCCTCAACGACCGGCGACACCGTCGCCGCCGACGAGGGCATGCACGCCCATCACGGCTACATCGCCGACAAGACCGCCTACCTCAAGCGCCTCAAGCGCATCGAGGGCCAGGCGCGCGGCCTGCAGAACATGGTGGACGACGAGAAGTACTGCATCGACATCCTCACCCAGATCTCGGCGATGACGAGCGCCCTCGAGTCGGTGGCGCTCGGCCTCCTCAATGACCACCTGAACCACTGCGTCGTCGAGGCCGTCGCCGAGGGCGGCCCGGTCGCCGAGCAGAAGCTCAAGGAGGCCACCGACGCCATCGCGCGCCTCGTGCGCTCCTGA